From Nanoarchaeota archaeon, the proteins below share one genomic window:
- a CDS encoding oligosaccharide flippase family protein, with product MVTMFMRARINGYINSIMEESALIKDSGMLFLAAFAGSLFLFVANIILSKQFGPEGFGNFKTVLSLFLFLPALIEFGASATLTKYIAEGNTGIIKWFLKLRVISYAVVGVLLFIFREQIAAVFLKNESRSYCDLYILSLA from the coding sequence ATGGTTACGATGTTTATGCGAGCAAGAATCAACGGTTATATCAATTCAATAATGGAAGAATCCGCACTGATAAAGGACAGCGGAATGCTCTTTCTTGCGGCTTTTGCCGGGAGTTTGTTCTTGTTCGTTGCGAACATTATATTATCGAAGCAGTTCGGGCCCGAAGGCTTTGGAAACTTCAAGACGGTACTCTCATTATTCTTATTTCTTCCTGCACTGATAGAATTCGGCGCAAGTGCCACACTAACAAAATACATCGCAGAGGGCAATACAGGGATAATTAAATGGTTCCTGAAGCTTCGTGTAATAAGCTATGCGGTTGTAGGGGTGTTGCTGTTCATATTCCGGGAGCAGATAGCCGCCGTGTTTCTCAAAAATGAATCGCGGAGCTATTGCGATTTATATATACTTTCTTTGGCGTAA